The following proteins come from a genomic window of Candidatus Protochlamydia phocaeensis:
- a CDS encoding glycine hydroxymethyltransferase, with the protein MSRLRKYLSAHSPDQQHTAAIAYLAALDHIETVNPSVTASIIQELKDERSHLKLIASENFSSLAVQLAMGNLLTDKYAEGYAHHRFYAGCDNVDKLEEEAQNELIRLYRCDHAYVQPHSGADANLVALWAILLYKIQNPEMEKLGKKTLDELTAEEYENIRQLMVNQKLMGMSLNSGGHLTHGYRHNISSKMLRSVLYDVDPQTELLDYGVLARQVQQEKPTILMAGYSAHPRRLNFAKMREIADSVGAVLMVDMAHFAGLVAGQVFTGEFDPIPYAHVVTSTTHKTLRGPRGGFVLCQKEFSEVVNKGCPVVLGGPLPHVIAAKAVAFKEANMPAFKSYAQKIVENAQYLAGCFLKKGARLVTGGTENHLMIVDVSKFGLTGRQAESLLREAKITVNRNAIPFDSQGPWYTSGIRLGTPALTTLGMGKEEMEEIADIIFSVLSHAKPALVQKTGQPSKANAIAEPQVLESARSRVAHLLARFPLYPEIEI; encoded by the coding sequence ATGTCTCGTTTAAGAAAATATCTATCAGCTCATTCCCCCGATCAACAGCATACAGCAGCCATTGCCTATTTAGCCGCTCTTGACCATATCGAGACCGTTAATCCCTCTGTGACTGCCAGCATTATCCAAGAGCTCAAGGATGAGCGCTCGCATCTAAAATTGATTGCGTCGGAAAACTTTTCTTCCTTGGCCGTTCAGCTTGCCATGGGCAATTTGCTGACGGATAAATATGCGGAAGGCTATGCCCACCACCGCTTTTATGCCGGCTGCGACAATGTCGATAAGTTGGAAGAAGAGGCGCAAAACGAGTTGATCCGCTTATACCGCTGCGACCATGCCTATGTTCAGCCGCATTCGGGAGCGGACGCCAATTTAGTTGCCCTTTGGGCCATTCTGCTCTATAAGATTCAAAATCCGGAAATGGAAAAATTGGGCAAAAAGACCTTGGATGAATTGACGGCGGAAGAATATGAAAACATCCGCCAACTTATGGTCAATCAAAAGTTGATGGGCATGTCGCTCAATTCGGGCGGCCACTTGACGCATGGTTACCGCCATAATATTTCTTCCAAAATGCTTCGCTCCGTCCTTTACGATGTCGATCCTCAAACGGAGCTATTGGACTATGGCGTCTTAGCTCGGCAAGTCCAGCAAGAAAAACCCACGATTTTGATGGCAGGCTATTCGGCTCATCCCCGCCGCCTCAACTTCGCCAAAATGCGCGAAATCGCCGACAGCGTCGGAGCTGTTCTAATGGTAGATATGGCCCACTTTGCCGGTTTGGTCGCCGGCCAAGTCTTTACCGGCGAATTTGATCCTATTCCTTATGCCCACGTGGTGACTTCGACGACCCATAAGACCTTGCGCGGCCCGCGCGGCGGCTTTGTCTTGTGCCAAAAAGAATTCAGCGAAGTGGTCAATAAAGGCTGCCCAGTCGTATTAGGAGGCCCCTTGCCGCATGTCATCGCCGCTAAGGCCGTCGCCTTCAAAGAAGCCAATATGCCCGCCTTTAAATCCTATGCACAAAAAATTGTAGAGAATGCCCAATATTTAGCCGGTTGTTTTTTAAAGAAAGGGGCCCGCCTCGTGACGGGAGGAACGGAAAACCACTTGATGATCGTCGATGTCTCAAAGTTCGGCTTAACAGGAAGACAAGCCGAATCGCTGCTGCGCGAGGCAAAAATCACCGTCAATCGCAATGCGATCCCTTTCGACAGCCAAGGGCCTTGGTACACATCGGGCATTCGCCTAGGGACGCCGGCCTTGACAACGCTTGGGATGGGTAAAGAAGAGATGGAAGAAATCGCGGACATTATCTTTTCCGTGCTTTCCCATGCCAAACCCGCACTGGTCCAAAAAACGGGACAGCCTAGCAAAGCCAACGCAATTGCCGAACCGCAAGTGTTAGAAAGCGCCCGCAGCCGAGTCGCTCATCTGTTAGCGCGTTTTCCTCTCTATCCGGAAATCGAAATTTAA
- the folE gene encoding GTP cyclohydrolase I FolE, which translates to MTKKTKAKQQKPANKKLSPAVTHFPSPIRKPTIALSNEEKIEIIASRFKDILEVLGLDLEDESIARTPYRVAKMYIEEVFSGLDEKNFPSISFFQDEFHHEHAANIVFVKVGFTSFCEHHFVPMEGYAYVSYVPGNKLIGLSKIPRIVRFFAKRPQLQERLTAQIADSLSLLLDTDDVAVSITARHHCVLARGIQDESSHTITNVLRGQFNTNPDLRREFFEGINRRDLS; encoded by the coding sequence ATGACAAAAAAAACGAAAGCAAAACAGCAAAAGCCAGCAAACAAAAAACTTTCCCCTGCCGTCACCCATTTTCCTTCTCCTATCCGCAAGCCTACAATTGCTTTATCAAATGAAGAGAAGATTGAAATCATCGCCAGCCGCTTCAAAGATATTTTAGAAGTGTTGGGATTAGACTTAGAAGACGAATCGATTGCGCGCACGCCCTATCGGGTCGCCAAAATGTATATTGAGGAAGTTTTCTCCGGATTAGACGAAAAGAATTTCCCTTCGATCAGCTTCTTTCAGGATGAATTCCATCACGAACATGCAGCGAATATTGTTTTTGTCAAAGTCGGCTTTACTAGTTTTTGCGAACATCATTTTGTCCCCATGGAAGGTTATGCCTATGTCTCCTATGTCCCCGGCAATAAGCTCATTGGTCTATCCAAAATTCCGCGGATTGTCCGCTTTTTCGCCAAGCGCCCCCAATTACAGGAGCGTTTGACCGCTCAGATTGCCGATTCGCTCTCTCTATTATTGGACACAGATGATGTAGCCGTCTCCATCACAGCCCGCCATCACTGCGTGCTGGCCCGCGGCATTCAAGATGAATCCAGCCATACAATTACCAATGTCTTAAGAGGACAATTCAACACCAATCCGGACTTAAGGCGCGAATTTTTTGAAGGGATCAATCGGCGAGATCTTTCTTGA
- a CDS encoding MetQ/NlpA family ABC transporter substrate-binding protein, whose protein sequence is MKIKFHTVIVLILGSLGLLTSCSSSQAPTLKVAATSVPHTEILEIVEPDLKKQQIQLEIVTVEDFNTPNRALQDKEVDANFFQHQPFLDAQKTDFGYQLESLAAIHLEPMGLYSKKIKSLNELKNGATIAIPSDPTNQARALALCQQTGLIRLKRQDAKATVLDIAENPKQIKFIEIDSPLLSRALEDVDAAAISTNFALQAGLSPQKDILAIEDAQSLFVNVLVIRSGDEQRADLQALKAALTSDKVKDFINSRYEGAILPAF, encoded by the coding sequence ATGAAGATAAAATTTCATACTGTCATTGTTCTTATTTTAGGCTCGCTCGGCTTATTGACAAGCTGCAGTTCGTCTCAAGCTCCCACTTTGAAGGTCGCTGCGACCTCTGTTCCCCATACAGAAATTTTAGAGATTGTGGAACCCGATTTAAAAAAGCAGCAAATTCAGTTGGAAATCGTGACGGTTGAAGATTTCAATACGCCTAACCGGGCGCTTCAAGATAAAGAAGTCGACGCCAACTTTTTTCAGCACCAGCCTTTTTTAGACGCCCAAAAAACGGATTTCGGCTATCAATTAGAAAGCCTGGCAGCCATACACTTAGAACCAATGGGGTTATATTCTAAAAAGATTAAAAGCTTAAATGAATTGAAAAACGGCGCGACAATCGCCATTCCAAGCGATCCGACGAATCAGGCTCGCGCCTTGGCCTTATGCCAGCAAACCGGCTTAATTCGTCTTAAGCGGCAGGATGCCAAAGCAACCGTTTTAGATATTGCAGAAAATCCCAAGCAAATTAAGTTTATTGAAATCGACTCCCCGCTCCTTAGCCGTGCTTTGGAAGACGTGGATGCAGCGGCCATTTCCACGAACTTTGCCTTGCAAGCCGGACTCTCCCCTCAAAAGGATATCTTAGCCATCGAAGATGCTCAGTCTCTATTTGTCAATGTGCTGGTCATCCGCAGCGGAGACGAACAACGCGCCGACTTACAAGCGCTAAAAGCCGCTTTGACATCCGATAAAGTGAAGGACTTTATCAACAGCCGTTACGAGGGAGCCATCCTTCCCGCTTTTTAA
- a CDS encoding esterase/lipase family protein, whose protein sequence is MTTISTLSIVQHSSMCSCLAASQVGENAPSLIDRIYSLFDTCAGYYKQAVQHASQYLFRKGWVISHYMVASLFGEPGASISSAVRRLFGWKSSWEEKGFYDAGDAKSLDKLSAALENDAQENDAGYCPPVPVLLFHGVHSSPDIWAPWLSELQEAEKRKDIGHVITLQLPNEMQARMEVVRRVLADIANRYQAAFPSMQPQVDLIGHSKGGYAAHLAAFASDEIYVNGIERRWHRIDEHNPLVRKVISIAAPTWLCCEGQVETENRDIYPLRGFTPDQLETIHHCHDNIVDFVAIEDAISVTDSPLPPAQVYRIKHGHLGIICPVVCQLALSILKGA, encoded by the coding sequence ATGACAACAATTTCAACACTTTCTATCGTCCAGCATTCCTCTATGTGCTCTTGTCTTGCTGCCTCGCAAGTAGGAGAAAATGCGCCATCTCTCATCGACCGCATCTACAGCTTATTTGACACTTGTGCCGGCTATTATAAACAAGCCGTGCAGCACGCCAGTCAATATTTATTTAGAAAAGGCTGGGTGATTTCTCATTATATGGTGGCGTCGCTTTTTGGAGAGCCCGGCGCGTCTATCTCGTCCGCTGTCAGACGCTTATTCGGCTGGAAATCGTCCTGGGAAGAAAAAGGATTTTATGATGCGGGCGATGCAAAGAGCTTAGACAAGCTATCCGCCGCTTTAGAAAACGACGCACAAGAAAACGATGCCGGTTATTGCCCCCCTGTTCCCGTTTTGTTATTCCATGGCGTTCATTCCTCCCCTGACATCTGGGCCCCTTGGCTTTCCGAATTGCAAGAAGCGGAGAAAAGAAAAGACATCGGTCATGTCATTACCCTTCAACTGCCCAATGAAATGCAAGCGCGCATGGAGGTCGTACGCCGCGTCCTTGCAGATATCGCGAACCGCTACCAGGCAGCTTTTCCCTCCATGCAACCGCAAGTGGATTTGATCGGCCACTCAAAAGGAGGGTATGCTGCGCATTTAGCCGCTTTTGCATCGGATGAAATCTATGTCAATGGCATCGAGCGCCGCTGGCATCGAATAGACGAGCACAATCCGCTTGTGCGCAAAGTCATTTCTATTGCCGCACCGACATGGCTTTGCTGCGAAGGACAAGTGGAAACGGAGAATCGAGATATTTATCCTTTAAGAGGCTTTACGCCAGATCAGTTGGAGACCATCCATCATTGCCATGACAACATCGTTGACTTTGTTGCCATAGAAGACGCCATTTCCGTGACAGATTCCCCTCTTCCACCCGCTCAAGTCTATCGCATCAAACATGGGCATTTGGGAATTATCTGCCCGGTAGTCTGCCAATTGGCCCTCTCTATTTTGAAGGGAGCCTAA
- the abc-f gene encoding ribosomal protection-like ABC-F family protein, translating to MITLSKISKSFGSRVLFDDVTITFNAGNRYGLTGPNGAGKTTLLKIIMGMEEPTSGTVTLPDRVGILRQNIEAFRNEKVVDVVIMGNKRLWDALKERDALYEVEMSDDVGMRLGELEGIIAEEDGYSADSNAEVLLSGMGITQEYFQEQMHAIPTDMQFRVLLCQALFGEPQALLLDEPTNHLDLESIGWLETFLHNYKGTLVVISHDRHFLNAVTTHIADIDYETIIIYPGNYDDMVVAKTSVRERAEADAKSKEKKISQLREFVARFGAGTRASQVQSRLREIDRLQPQELKKSNIQRPYIRFIPSEKAPGKILLKVEEVSKGYDGLEVIKHFSMELDRGDKIGVIGNNGRGKTTLLKMLAQVLAPDAGQVEIGHQVLISYFPQNHSDIVDKSGDKTAFDWLKERRPGIYDQDIRSVMGKMLFGGDDAFKPVATLSGGETARLILAGILLSEHNLIILDEPNNHLDLEAVSALGWGLSEYKGTVVVASHDRDLISTVANKIIAFEADGIHLFEGNLDEYLVHKNEAKK from the coding sequence ATGATCACTCTTTCTAAAATATCTAAAAGTTTTGGCAGCCGCGTTCTTTTCGATGATGTCACGATTACCTTTAATGCCGGCAACCGCTATGGTTTGACAGGACCCAATGGTGCAGGGAAAACGACTCTGCTTAAGATCATTATGGGAATGGAAGAACCGACTTCGGGAACGGTGACCTTGCCCGACCGCGTCGGCATTTTACGCCAAAATATTGAGGCTTTTAGAAATGAAAAAGTCGTCGACGTCGTCATTATGGGAAATAAGCGCTTATGGGATGCGTTAAAAGAGCGCGATGCCCTTTATGAAGTGGAAATGTCCGATGATGTCGGCATGCGCTTAGGGGAATTAGAAGGAATCATTGCAGAAGAAGACGGCTATTCGGCCGATTCAAATGCAGAAGTGCTGCTGTCTGGAATGGGCATTACGCAAGAGTATTTCCAAGAACAAATGCACGCCATCCCAACAGACATGCAGTTCCGCGTTCTTCTCTGCCAAGCTCTTTTTGGCGAGCCTCAGGCGCTGCTTCTCGATGAGCCGACCAACCACTTGGATCTCGAATCAATCGGCTGGCTTGAGACTTTCCTGCATAACTACAAAGGAACGCTCGTTGTCATCAGCCACGACCGCCACTTCTTGAATGCTGTTACGACGCATATTGCCGATATCGACTATGAAACCATTATTATTTATCCCGGCAATTACGATGATATGGTCGTCGCTAAAACATCCGTCCGCGAACGCGCCGAAGCAGATGCAAAATCTAAAGAAAAGAAAATTTCCCAACTGCGTGAATTTGTTGCCCGCTTTGGGGCCGGTACGCGCGCCAGCCAAGTCCAGTCACGCTTAAGGGAGATCGATCGCCTGCAGCCGCAAGAACTTAAAAAATCCAATATCCAACGCCCTTATATCCGTTTTATCCCCAGCGAAAAAGCTCCTGGCAAAATTCTTCTTAAGGTAGAAGAAGTCAGCAAAGGGTATGATGGCTTAGAAGTCATTAAACATTTTTCAATGGAGTTAGATCGGGGAGATAAGATCGGCGTAATCGGGAACAATGGACGGGGAAAAACGACTCTATTAAAAATGCTCGCTCAAGTTTTGGCTCCCGATGCAGGTCAAGTTGAAATCGGCCATCAGGTTCTCATCAGTTATTTTCCGCAAAACCACTCGGATATCGTCGATAAGTCAGGCGATAAAACCGCTTTCGATTGGCTGAAAGAGCGCCGTCCCGGCATTTATGATCAAGATATTCGCAGTGTAATGGGCAAAATGCTTTTCGGCGGCGATGACGCCTTCAAACCTGTCGCTACGCTTTCGGGTGGGGAAACAGCGCGTTTGATTTTAGCCGGTATTTTACTGTCCGAGCACAATTTAATTATTTTGGACGAGCCTAATAACCACTTAGACCTTGAAGCCGTTTCTGCGCTAGGATGGGGTTTATCAGAATATAAGGGAACCGTGGTTGTCGCCAGCCATGACCGCGATTTAATTTCGACAGTCGCCAACAAGATTATTGCCTTTGAGGCCGATGGCATCCATCTATTCGAAGGAAATTTAGACGAGTATTTGGTTCACAAAAACGAAGCAAAAAAATAG
- the dapF gene encoding diaminopimelate epimerase, whose amino-acid sequence MRWAFAKYTGCGNDFILFDNRQGRFPLSTPGLIQRLCHRQWGIGADGVILLESSSLAHARMRIFNADGSEAEMCGNGVRCLVHWMGSLGFSSPSYTIETMLRTLKAWRMGDQVRIEMGSPSRLQWHVPLRFESACLFVHHLDTGVPHAVLFVEDVDAVELNRLGPFIRHHSLWHPHGANVSIGQQIDHTLFKVRTFERGVEGETLACGTGATAVALAAAYLHHLVGPLSMQTRSGDCLQISFKLAGQRFKDVTMTGPAICTFEGEIDLPENDEQTACFSVASNSIDSIQL is encoded by the coding sequence ATGCGATGGGCATTTGCCAAATACACGGGATGCGGCAACGATTTCATCTTATTTGATAATCGCCAAGGCCGCTTCCCTTTATCCACTCCCGGTTTGATCCAACGCCTATGCCATCGGCAGTGGGGAATTGGAGCGGACGGTGTGATTTTGCTGGAATCTTCTTCCCTTGCGCATGCCCGCATGCGCATTTTCAATGCAGATGGAAGCGAAGCCGAAATGTGCGGCAATGGAGTCCGCTGCCTAGTTCACTGGATGGGGTCTTTGGGCTTTTCCTCCCCCTCTTATACAATAGAAACCATGCTGCGCACCTTGAAGGCCTGGCGCATGGGAGACCAAGTCCGCATTGAAATGGGTTCTCCTTCGCGTTTGCAATGGCATGTTCCTTTGCGTTTTGAATCCGCCTGCCTATTCGTTCATCACTTGGATACAGGCGTGCCACATGCCGTGCTCTTTGTAGAAGATGTCGATGCCGTCGAATTAAACCGTTTAGGCCCCTTTATCCGCCACCACTCTCTTTGGCATCCGCATGGAGCAAATGTCTCCATTGGACAGCAGATTGATCACACTTTATTTAAAGTCCGCACATTCGAGCGGGGTGTAGAAGGAGAGACACTGGCTTGCGGGACAGGGGCGACTGCTGTTGCGCTGGCTGCCGCCTATTTGCATCATTTAGTGGGACCGCTGAGTATGCAGACGCGCTCTGGCGACTGCTTGCAGATTAGCTTTAAGTTAGCGGGCCAACGCTTTAAGGATGTGACCATGACCGGACCGGCTATCTGCACGTTTGAGGGAGAGATTGATTTGCCTGAAAATGATGAACAAACGGCATGCTTTTCGGTTGCCTCTAACTCTATCGATTCGATACAATTATAG
- a CDS encoding ATP-dependent Clp protease proteolytic subunit, with the protein MAKNDKDRKESIPSKVADRIEHSLLEARRIFISDAVDSDSASDIIRKLWYLELTDPGKPILFVINSPGGAVDSGFAIWDQVKMISSPVTTLVTGLAASMGSILSLCAAPGRRFATPHSRIMIHQPLLSGVIKGQATDLEIQAKEMLKTRNGLIEIYVQATGKDFATIEKAIDRDTWMTAEEALEFGLLDRVVNSFQDLEA; encoded by the coding sequence ATGGCAAAGAATGACAAAGATAGAAAAGAATCTATTCCTTCAAAAGTAGCAGATAGAATTGAGCACAGCCTTCTAGAAGCCCGCCGCATTTTTATCTCAGATGCAGTCGATAGCGATTCAGCAAGCGATATCATTCGCAAGCTATGGTATTTAGAATTGACAGATCCTGGAAAGCCTATTCTATTTGTCATCAATAGTCCAGGCGGAGCTGTCGATTCTGGCTTTGCCATTTGGGATCAAGTGAAAATGATCTCGTCGCCCGTCACTACATTAGTGACCGGGCTCGCCGCTTCAATGGGATCCATTCTCAGCTTATGCGCTGCTCCAGGCCGCCGCTTTGCGACGCCTCATTCGCGCATCATGATTCACCAGCCCCTTTTGTCAGGGGTTATTAAAGGCCAAGCGACAGATCTAGAGATCCAAGCCAAGGAAATGCTGAAAACGCGCAATGGGCTCATTGAAATTTATGTGCAAGCGACCGGCAAAGATTTTGCCACCATCGAAAAGGCGATCGATCGCGATACATGGATGACGGCTGAAGAAGCCTTGGAGTTCGGCCTATTAGACCGCGTCGTCAATTCTTTCCAAGATCTCGAAGCTTAA
- a CDS encoding UPF0158 family protein, with the protein MCASKNKQEAQNPLILRCHRLMEAFAKSDDERDFYIDRLEGFLIYVDLDKPEAELQALEEELTQNADRYCLIPKLSFYETKKIMEGFVNEKVYDIDTKEKLLDIIQSKEARENFLEFIYDHHAEQEKWQQYYQERSRIRIIEWLRLNHFHFVFEEDLDFPRQLTEKLKHALFQPKVGKDIMTARKALFAKAKTYYSNEALNPRPKRGRPPKQAAKPDIEPQVTIDIYTTVPPPVRPFLFTPELSSSSSFSIFSSKFDSEEDLLSNRRQHINDADASLSQKLASLRSLSNRWVEKSPPPSTEKNPYAIDSSFDDDEDDEDDEDEEFREKPKSKQKASSKTTRASKAKAPAKKTSASKTAKPEKPKAKRIMPKESKKNSSSSTKPLKKLLPKKK; encoded by the coding sequence ATGTGTGCAAGCAAAAATAAACAAGAAGCCCAGAATCCCCTTATTCTTCGTTGCCATCGCTTGATGGAAGCATTTGCCAAGTCCGATGATGAAAGGGATTTTTATATTGACCGCCTAGAAGGCTTTTTAATCTATGTTGATTTAGATAAACCTGAGGCTGAATTGCAAGCTCTTGAAGAAGAGCTTACGCAAAATGCCGATCGCTATTGCCTTATTCCCAAGCTCTCTTTTTACGAGACAAAGAAAATTATGGAAGGCTTTGTCAATGAAAAGGTCTACGATATAGATACAAAAGAAAAGTTGCTGGATATCATTCAATCAAAAGAAGCGCGGGAGAACTTTTTAGAATTTATCTATGACCATCATGCCGAGCAGGAAAAATGGCAGCAATACTATCAAGAACGTTCGCGCATACGCATTATTGAATGGCTGCGTCTGAATCACTTTCATTTTGTTTTTGAAGAGGATTTGGATTTTCCTCGTCAATTAACAGAAAAGCTTAAGCATGCTTTATTCCAGCCGAAGGTTGGCAAAGATATCATGACTGCCCGCAAAGCGTTATTTGCTAAAGCGAAGACGTATTATTCCAATGAGGCTTTGAATCCTCGCCCCAAGCGCGGCCGCCCGCCCAAGCAAGCTGCCAAGCCCGACATTGAGCCTCAAGTGACGATCGATATTTATACGACTGTTCCCCCTCCTGTTCGACCCTTTCTCTTTACTCCTGAGCTCAGCTCTTCCTCTTCTTTCTCTATTTTCTCCTCTAAGTTTGATTCGGAAGAGGATTTGTTATCAAACCGACGCCAGCATATCAACGATGCAGATGCCTCTTTGAGCCAAAAATTGGCTTCTTTGCGCTCGCTTTCAAACCGATGGGTAGAAAAATCCCCTCCTCCTTCTACAGAAAAAAATCCTTATGCCATAGATAGCAGCTTTGATGACGACGAAGATGATGAGGATGATGAGGATGAAGAGTTCAGAGAAAAGCCCAAATCAAAACAGAAGGCCTCTTCGAAGACGACCCGCGCTTCAAAAGCTAAAGCGCCGGCTAAAAAGACTTCGGCGAGTAAGACTGCTAAGCCTGAAAAGCCGAAAGCTAAGCGCATCATGCCAAAGGAGAGCAAAAAAAATTCTTCCTCAAGCACTAAACCTTTGAAAAAACTTTTACCAAAGAAAAAATAA
- a CDS encoding TrmH family RNA methyltransferase, producing MYDFTKRKFLALSSESQHKKCAELLRRLYEKGCGADLEEWAVYKELLHWTGQPALPSFSPQAIADRYHWHNKCAGISKKEHHLLPSIRTGDRSHSPEPWPIAVYLDRLRSAHNVGSILRTVEALGLGTVYFSPDTPFVDHKQVQDASMGAYQWVSCQRDADLSMPQRPLIALETSEEAIALYDFIFPSSFTLIVGNEEYGCSEESLRQADYLVEIPLRGRKNSLNVANAFAMAGGEIQRQRRLTVAEENK from the coding sequence ATGTATGATTTCACGAAAAGGAAATTTCTAGCTTTATCGTCTGAAAGCCAACATAAGAAATGCGCAGAGCTTTTGCGCCGCTTGTATGAGAAGGGCTGCGGGGCGGATTTAGAGGAATGGGCCGTTTACAAAGAGCTGCTTCATTGGACGGGACAGCCCGCTCTCCCCTCTTTCAGCCCGCAGGCCATTGCCGATCGCTATCACTGGCACAATAAGTGCGCCGGCATCAGCAAAAAAGAGCATCATCTTTTGCCGAGCATACGAACCGGTGACCGCTCCCATTCTCCTGAACCTTGGCCGATTGCTGTCTATTTAGACCGCTTGCGCTCTGCACATAATGTCGGCAGCATTTTACGCACGGTAGAAGCATTGGGACTGGGCACGGTTTATTTCTCACCGGATACCCCTTTCGTTGATCATAAGCAAGTGCAAGACGCTTCCATGGGTGCCTATCAATGGGTATCTTGCCAGCGCGACGCCGACCTGTCGATGCCGCAGCGCCCTTTGATTGCCCTTGAAACAAGCGAGGAAGCCATCGCGCTGTATGACTTTATTTTTCCCTCTTCTTTTACCTTGATTGTCGGTAATGAGGAGTATGGATGCTCGGAAGAATCGCTGCGCCAAGCGGATTATTTAGTAGAAATTCCCCTTAGAGGAAGAAAGAACTCCCTGAATGTCGCCAATGCATTCGCCATGGCCGGCGGAGAAATTCAAAGGCAAAGAAGATTAACTGTTGCGGAGGAGAATAAATGA
- the cdsZ gene encoding zinc ribbon domain regulatory protein CdsZ: protein MLNALKVILEIQELDMKMIQLMLLKRQRQKELDQLNANKTSLRDRIADKEAEILEMKKNIRLVEGEHNEILAKIKKLESQQNAIKKVEEYNAITHELSSADRERLAKEQRLSDFYDKLAAEEDVLKSLNESLLSTIDSSKVLETEIHDSIHQINEEGRVLKAQRDELVEQADPEVFKVYERLLRNKKDRVVVPLENRCCSGCHIMLTAQHENLVRKGERLVFCEHCSRIHYWQESKALEDTVVATKQRRRRSTKAI from the coding sequence ATGCTGAATGCTCTTAAAGTGATTTTAGAGATCCAAGAGTTAGATATGAAAATGATTCAATTGATGCTTTTAAAAAGACAAAGGCAGAAAGAATTGGATCAATTGAATGCCAATAAAACGTCTCTTCGCGATCGCATAGCGGATAAGGAAGCTGAAATTCTAGAGATGAAAAAAAATATTCGCTTAGTAGAAGGCGAACATAATGAAATTTTAGCCAAGATTAAGAAGCTCGAATCGCAGCAAAATGCGATCAAAAAGGTAGAGGAATACAATGCCATTACACATGAGCTTTCTTCCGCAGACCGCGAGCGCTTGGCAAAAGAGCAGCGTTTAAGCGACTTTTATGACAAGCTAGCAGCAGAAGAAGATGTCCTTAAGAGTCTTAATGAGAGCTTGCTCTCTACAATTGATAGTTCAAAGGTACTAGAAACTGAAATTCACGACAGCATTCATCAAATTAATGAAGAAGGCCGTGTCCTTAAAGCGCAAAGAGATGAGCTTGTCGAACAAGCTGATCCGGAAGTGTTCAAAGTTTATGAGAGACTCTTGCGCAATAAAAAAGACCGCGTTGTCGTTCCTCTAGAAAACCGTTGCTGCAGCGGTTGCCATATTATGCTGACCGCCCAACACGAGAATTTGGTGCGCAAAGGCGAGCGTCTCGTCTTTTGTGAACATTGTTCGCGCATCCACTATTGGCAAGAAAGCAAGGCTTTAGAAGATACAGTTGTGGCAACCAAGCAGCGTCGCCGCCGCTCAACTAAGGCAATCTAA
- a CDS encoding methionine ABC transporter permease, producing the protein MNVDQLTLALNLIPLELWNTLYMVFCASVLATLFGLPLGIILTITDKGHLKENRWLHEGLGTIVNVGRSFPFAILMVALIPFTRWIIGTSLGTTASVIPLSIAAIPFLARLVEASLKEVDKGMIEAAVVMGSTPWQIITKVLLPEALPSLLLGLTTTVINLIGYSAMAGTMGGGGLGKIAIQYGYQRFNTFLMVVTVILLILIVQAIQGAGHFIVKKINIKRGKGLSK; encoded by the coding sequence ATGAACGTCGATCAATTAACGCTCGCTTTAAATTTGATTCCACTTGAGCTTTGGAATACCCTCTACATGGTGTTTTGCGCGTCTGTTCTAGCAACGCTTTTTGGCCTGCCGCTTGGCATTATCTTGACCATAACGGACAAGGGGCATTTAAAAGAGAACCGCTGGCTTCACGAAGGACTGGGAACCATTGTCAATGTGGGCCGCTCATTTCCCTTTGCCATCCTGATGGTCGCTTTAATTCCTTTCACACGTTGGATTATTGGAACTAGCCTAGGTACAACGGCATCCGTTATTCCCCTCTCAATTGCCGCTATTCCCTTTTTAGCCAGGTTAGTCGAAGCGTCTCTAAAAGAGGTGGACAAGGGCATGATTGAGGCTGCCGTCGTCATGGGATCTACCCCTTGGCAGATCATTACAAAAGTGCTTCTGCCCGAAGCCTTGCCGTCTTTGCTTCTAGGATTGACTACAACAGTGATCAATTTAATCGGCTATAGCGCCATGGCGGGTACGATGGGGGGCGGAGGCCTTGGCAAGATTGCGATCCAATATGGATACCAACGCTTTAATACATTCCTAATGGTCGTAACAGTTATTTTGCTGATTTTGATCGTACAAGCCATTCAAGGCGCGGGCCATTTTATTGTAAAAAAAATAAATATCAAACGAGGAAAAGGTCTGAGCAAATGA